One genomic region from Amaranthus tricolor cultivar Red isolate AtriRed21 chromosome 12, ASM2621246v1, whole genome shotgun sequence encodes:
- the LOC130828632 gene encoding uncharacterized protein LOC130828632, producing MQQNQCSLQKPPQSSSKGLLEAQNTWSTAKFVGISTNDEEAVVAGLRKSKRLLIMDGERSIVIRKLVNQQTVTFMGLVETKHKNSMRSRMKRMWGNHEFNMCVVYASNTNGGGFIAIWDTRTFNALNEHMGNRWILLEGRINKHNFECYVGVIYGQNDRVGRYHLFEELNQLVIAVNKPVLLLGDFNVILHDRERIGSFRCNLSMREFAEWIVDLGLIDIPLHGIKFTWRRNESKSKKDRGLCCQSWLTKFPNMSMVGLKRSFSDHNPLHLSLEPSTNWGPKPFRCYDAWFSNSNFKSFLINEWRNIPNMSLHNKMKILKAPLNTWRKEHFDTMDNKISELESVIHSLERLSDDRELNNMETARLNAGNSLLHLWLIRRERVWSQKARHMAST from the exons atgcaacaAAATCAATGTAGTCTACAAAAACCCCCTCAATCATCATCAAAGGGTTTATTGGAAGCCCAGAACACATGGAGTACTGCAAAATTTGTGGGTATCTCAACAAATGATGAAGAGGCTGTGGTAGCTGGCCTCAGAAAGTCGAAAAGACTCTTAATCATGGATG GTGAAAGGAGCATAGTTATTAGGAAATTAGTAAACCAGCAAACAGTAACGTTTATGGGCCTCGTTGAGACGAAGCATAAAAACTCCATGAGAAGTAGGATGAAAAGAATGTGGGGTAACCACGAGTTTAACATGTGCGTGGTGTATGCTAGCAATACGAATGGAGGTGGGTTCATTGCAATTTGGGACACGAGAACTTTCAATGCCCTAAATGAACATATGGGCAATAGGTGGATCCTATTAGAAGGTCGTATCAACAAACATAATTTCGAATGTTATGTGGGAGTGATATATGGGCAAAACGACAGAGTAGGAAGATATCATTTGTTTGAGGAGCTTAACCAATTAGTGATAGCTGTTAATAAACCTGTCCTTCTGTTGGGTGATTTTAATGTCATCTTACACGATAGGGAGAGAATTGGATCATTTAGATGCAACCTAAGCATGAGAGAATTCGCAGAATGGATTGTTGATTTGGGCTTGATCGATATACCCCTGCATGGTATTAAATTCACATGGAGACGAAATGAATCCAAAAGCAAAAAAGATAGAGGCCTCTGCTGCCAGTCATGGCTGACGAAATTCCCAAATATGAGTATGGTGGGTCTAAAAAGAAGCTTTTCTGATCATAACCCGCTACACCTATCTCTCGAACCTAGCACCAACTGGGGCCCCAAACCTTTtagatgctatgatgcatggttcTCAAATTCGAACTTCAAAAGCTTCCTCATCAATGAATGGAGAAACATCCCAAATATGTCCCTGCACAACAAGATGAAAATCCTCAAGGCCCCTCTCAATACATGGAGAAAAGAACATTTTGACACCATGGATAACAAAATTTCTGAGCTAGAATCGGTTATACACAGCCTTGAAAGACTAAGTGATGATAGGGAACTCAATAATATGGAAACGGCCAGGTTGAATGCTGGTAATAGCCTTCTTCACTTGTGGCTCATAAGAAGAGAAAGAGTGTGGAGTCAAAAAGCCAGACATATGGCTTCAACATGA
- the LOC130828863 gene encoding OVARIAN TUMOR DOMAIN-containing deubiquitinating enzyme 2 isoform X1, which produces MADNSHYHLKPKYVPSVKGILVQLYISLYKYSQKSVYNPQNCADFNNTQVIAVTVRSDPVKYSEAFLGKPNEQYCSWILDSEKWGGAIELSILSDYYGREIAAYDIQTTRCDLYGQQDRNFSERVMLLYDGLHYDALAMSPFEGAPEEFDQTIFSVHNDRSIGPIERLAQNYVKEQHRQKKFTDTANFTLRCGVCQIGIKGQKEAADHAKATGHVNFQEYR; this is translated from the exons atggcagataattctcattatcatttgaaacccaaatatgttccttctgtgaAAGGAATTCTTGTGCAACTTTACATTTCTTTATATAAATATTCCCAGAAATCCGTTTACAACCCTCAAAATTGTGCAGATTTCAACAACACACAA GTTATAGCTGTAACTGTGCGTAGTGACCCTGTGAAGTATTCTGAAGCTTTTCTTGGGAAGCCAAATGAACAATATTGCTCATGGATTCTTGATTCAGAGAAATGGGGAG gTGCCATAGAACTTTCAATATTATCTGATTATTATGGACGTGAAATAGCAGCATATGACATCCAGACAACTCGGTGTGATTTGTATGGTCAG CAGGATCGTAACTTCAGTGAAAGGGTTATGCTTCTGTATGACGGGCTTCACTATGATGCATTGGCT ATGTCTCCCTTTGAAGGTGCGCCTGAGGAGTTTGATCAAACAATATTTTCTGTACACAATGACAGATCTATTGGGCCTATTGAGAGACTAGCTCAGAATTATGTGAAGGAGCAGCACAG GCAGAAGAAATTTACTGATACGGCTAACTTCACCTTGCGATGCGGGGTCTGCCAAATTGGTATCAAAGGACAGAAG GAGGCCGCGGACCATGCCAAAGCTACTGGTCATGTTAATTTTCAAGAATATAGATAA
- the LOC130828863 gene encoding OVARIAN TUMOR DOMAIN-containing deubiquitinating enzyme 2 isoform X2: MADNSHYHLKPKYVPSVKGILVQLYISLYKYSQKSVYNPQNCADFNNTQVIAVTVRSDPVKYSEAFLGKPNEQYCSWILDSEKWGGAIELSILSDYYGREIAAYDIQTTRCDLYGQDRNFSERVMLLYDGLHYDALAMSPFEGAPEEFDQTIFSVHNDRSIGPIERLAQNYVKEQHRQKKFTDTANFTLRCGVCQIGIKGQKEAADHAKATGHVNFQEYR; encoded by the exons atggcagataattctcattatcatttgaaacccaaatatgttccttctgtgaAAGGAATTCTTGTGCAACTTTACATTTCTTTATATAAATATTCCCAGAAATCCGTTTACAACCCTCAAAATTGTGCAGATTTCAACAACACACAA GTTATAGCTGTAACTGTGCGTAGTGACCCTGTGAAGTATTCTGAAGCTTTTCTTGGGAAGCCAAATGAACAATATTGCTCATGGATTCTTGATTCAGAGAAATGGGGAG gTGCCATAGAACTTTCAATATTATCTGATTATTATGGACGTGAAATAGCAGCATATGACATCCAGACAACTCGGTGTGATTTGTATGGTCAG GATCGTAACTTCAGTGAAAGGGTTATGCTTCTGTATGACGGGCTTCACTATGATGCATTGGCT ATGTCTCCCTTTGAAGGTGCGCCTGAGGAGTTTGATCAAACAATATTTTCTGTACACAATGACAGATCTATTGGGCCTATTGAGAGACTAGCTCAGAATTATGTGAAGGAGCAGCACAG GCAGAAGAAATTTACTGATACGGCTAACTTCACCTTGCGATGCGGGGTCTGCCAAATTGGTATCAAAGGACAGAAG GAGGCCGCGGACCATGCCAAAGCTACTGGTCATGTTAATTTTCAAGAATATAGATAA
- the LOC130828863 gene encoding OVARIAN TUMOR DOMAIN-containing deubiquitinating enzyme 2 isoform X3: MEGIIVRRVIPSDNSCLFNAVGYVMEHDKQKALELRQVIAVTVRSDPVKYSEAFLGKPNEQYCSWILDSEKWGGAIELSILSDYYGREIAAYDIQTTRCDLYGQQDRNFSERVMLLYDGLHYDALAMSPFEGAPEEFDQTIFSVHNDRSIGPIERLAQNYVKEQHRQKKFTDTANFTLRCGVCQIGIKGQKEAADHAKATGHVNFQEYR; encoded by the exons ATGGAAGGTATCATTGTTAGGCGTGTTATCCCGTCTGACAATAGTTGTTTGTTTAATGCGGTTGG ATATGTCATGGAACATGATAAACAGAAAGCTCTTGAATTAAGACAG GTTATAGCTGTAACTGTGCGTAGTGACCCTGTGAAGTATTCTGAAGCTTTTCTTGGGAAGCCAAATGAACAATATTGCTCATGGATTCTTGATTCAGAGAAATGGGGAG gTGCCATAGAACTTTCAATATTATCTGATTATTATGGACGTGAAATAGCAGCATATGACATCCAGACAACTCGGTGTGATTTGTATGGTCAG CAGGATCGTAACTTCAGTGAAAGGGTTATGCTTCTGTATGACGGGCTTCACTATGATGCATTGGCT ATGTCTCCCTTTGAAGGTGCGCCTGAGGAGTTTGATCAAACAATATTTTCTGTACACAATGACAGATCTATTGGGCCTATTGAGAGACTAGCTCAGAATTATGTGAAGGAGCAGCACAG GCAGAAGAAATTTACTGATACGGCTAACTTCACCTTGCGATGCGGGGTCTGCCAAATTGGTATCAAAGGACAGAAG GAGGCCGCGGACCATGCCAAAGCTACTGGTCATGTTAATTTTCAAGAATATAGATAA
- the LOC130828863 gene encoding OVARIAN TUMOR DOMAIN-containing deubiquitinating enzyme 2 isoform X4: protein MEGIIVRRVIPSDNSCLFNAVGYVMEHDKQKALELRQVIAVTVRSDPVKYSEAFLGKPNEQYCSWILDSEKWGGAIELSILSDYYGREIAAYDIQTTRCDLYGQDRNFSERVMLLYDGLHYDALAMSPFEGAPEEFDQTIFSVHNDRSIGPIERLAQNYVKEQHRQKKFTDTANFTLRCGVCQIGIKGQKEAADHAKATGHVNFQEYR, encoded by the exons ATGGAAGGTATCATTGTTAGGCGTGTTATCCCGTCTGACAATAGTTGTTTGTTTAATGCGGTTGG ATATGTCATGGAACATGATAAACAGAAAGCTCTTGAATTAAGACAG GTTATAGCTGTAACTGTGCGTAGTGACCCTGTGAAGTATTCTGAAGCTTTTCTTGGGAAGCCAAATGAACAATATTGCTCATGGATTCTTGATTCAGAGAAATGGGGAG gTGCCATAGAACTTTCAATATTATCTGATTATTATGGACGTGAAATAGCAGCATATGACATCCAGACAACTCGGTGTGATTTGTATGGTCAG GATCGTAACTTCAGTGAAAGGGTTATGCTTCTGTATGACGGGCTTCACTATGATGCATTGGCT ATGTCTCCCTTTGAAGGTGCGCCTGAGGAGTTTGATCAAACAATATTTTCTGTACACAATGACAGATCTATTGGGCCTATTGAGAGACTAGCTCAGAATTATGTGAAGGAGCAGCACAG GCAGAAGAAATTTACTGATACGGCTAACTTCACCTTGCGATGCGGGGTCTGCCAAATTGGTATCAAAGGACAGAAG GAGGCCGCGGACCATGCCAAAGCTACTGGTCATGTTAATTTTCAAGAATATAGATAA
- the LOC130828863 gene encoding OVARIAN TUMOR DOMAIN-containing deubiquitinating enzyme 2 isoform X5, protein MEHDKQKALELRQVIAVTVRSDPVKYSEAFLGKPNEQYCSWILDSEKWGGAIELSILSDYYGREIAAYDIQTTRCDLYGQQDRNFSERVMLLYDGLHYDALAMSPFEGAPEEFDQTIFSVHNDRSIGPIERLAQNYVKEQHRQKKFTDTANFTLRCGVCQIGIKGQKEAADHAKATGHVNFQEYR, encoded by the exons ATGGAACATGATAAACAGAAAGCTCTTGAATTAAGACAG GTTATAGCTGTAACTGTGCGTAGTGACCCTGTGAAGTATTCTGAAGCTTTTCTTGGGAAGCCAAATGAACAATATTGCTCATGGATTCTTGATTCAGAGAAATGGGGAG gTGCCATAGAACTTTCAATATTATCTGATTATTATGGACGTGAAATAGCAGCATATGACATCCAGACAACTCGGTGTGATTTGTATGGTCAG CAGGATCGTAACTTCAGTGAAAGGGTTATGCTTCTGTATGACGGGCTTCACTATGATGCATTGGCT ATGTCTCCCTTTGAAGGTGCGCCTGAGGAGTTTGATCAAACAATATTTTCTGTACACAATGACAGATCTATTGGGCCTATTGAGAGACTAGCTCAGAATTATGTGAAGGAGCAGCACAG GCAGAAGAAATTTACTGATACGGCTAACTTCACCTTGCGATGCGGGGTCTGCCAAATTGGTATCAAAGGACAGAAG GAGGCCGCGGACCATGCCAAAGCTACTGGTCATGTTAATTTTCAAGAATATAGATAA